One genomic window of Biomphalaria glabrata chromosome 9, xgBioGlab47.1, whole genome shotgun sequence includes the following:
- the LOC129928399 gene encoding DNA-directed RNA polymerase II subunit RPB1-like — MASTIIKTYQPMKLLILAALRIARVLKPHTSINEFLVCTSINLSCTSTNLSCTPTNLSYTSTNLSVESVHPPTCPIHPPTCPVHPPTCLAHPPTCPVHPPTCLAHPPTCPVHPPTCLAHPPTCPIHPPTCPIHPPTCPIHPPTCPIHPPTCHLSCTSTNLSCTSTNLSCTSTNLSCTSTNLSCTSTNLSYTSTNLSYTSTNLSYTSTNLSYTSTNLSYTSTNMSYTSTNLSYTSTNLSYTSTNLSYTSTNLSYTSTNMSYTSTNLSYTSTNLSYTSTNLSYTSTNLSCTPTNLSYTSTNLSCTSTNLSYTSTNLSCTSTNLSCTSTNLSCTPTNLSYTSTNLSCTSTNLSCTPTNLSCTSTNLSCTSTNLSCTSTNLSCTSTNLSCTSTNLSCTSTNLSYTPTNLSYTSTNLSCTSTNLSYTSTNLSYTPTNLSCTSTNLSCTSTNLSCTSTNLSCTSTNLSCTSTNLSCTSTNLSCTSTNLLTFSFFVQR; from the coding sequence AGTCTGTACATCCATCAACTTGTCCTGTACATCCACCAACTTGTCCTGTACACCCACCAACTTGTCCTATACATCCACCAACTTGTCTGTAGAGTCTGTACATCCACCAACTTGTCCTATACATCCACCAACTTGTCCTGTACATCCACCAACTTGTCTTGCACATCCACCAACTTGTCCTGTACATCCACCAACTTGTCTTGCACATCCACCAACTTGTCCTGTACATCCACCAACTTGTCTTGCACATCCACCAACTTGTCCTATACATCCACCAACTTGTCCTATACATCCACCAACTTGTCCTATACATCCACCAACTTGTCCTATACATCCACCAACTTGTCACTTGTCTTGCACATCCACCAACTTGTCCTGTACATCCACCAACTTGTCTTGCACATCCACCAACTTGTCCTGTACATCCACCAACTTGTCTTGCACATCCACCAACTTGTCCTATACATCCACCAACTTGTCCTATACATCCACCAACTTGTCCTATACATCCACCAACTTGTCCTATACATCCACCAACTTGTCCTATACATCCACCAACATGTCCTATACATCCACCAACTTGTCCTATACATCCACCAACTTGTCCTATACATCCACCAACTTGTCCTATACATCCACCAACTTGTCCTATACATCCACCAACATGTCCTATACATCCACCAACTTGTCCTATACATCCACCAACTTGTCCTATACATCCACCAACTTGTCCTATACATCCACCAACTTGTCCTGTACACCCACCAACTTGTCCTATACATCCACCAACTTGTCTTGCACATCCACCAACTTGTCCTATACATCCACCAACTTGTCCTGTACATCCACCAACTTGTCCTGTACCTCCACCAACTTGTCCTGTACACCCACCAACTTGTCCTATACATCCACCAACTTGTCCTGTACATCCACCAACTTGTCCTGTACACCCACCAACTTGTCCTGTACATCCACCAACTTGTCCTGCACATCCACCAACTTGTCCTGTACATCCACCAACTTGTCCTGTACATCCACCAACTTGTCCTGTACATCCACCAACTTGTCTTGTACATCCACCAACTTGTCCTATACACCCACCAACTTGTCCTATACATCCACCAACTTGTCCTGTACATCCACCAACTTATCCTATACATCCACCAACTTGTCCTATACACCCACCAACTTGTCTTGTACATCCACCAACTTGTCCTGTACATCCACCAACTTGTCCTGCACATCCACCAACTTGTCCTGTACATCCACCAACTTGTCCTGCACATCCACCAACTTGTCCTGCACATCCACCAACTTGTCCTGCACATCCACCAACTTATTGACATTTAGCTTCTTTGTCCAAAGGTAg